GGGTCCGCCACCCCCGGTACAACAAGACGGTGCAGCGCACCTCGAAGATGTACGTCCACGACGAGACCAACGACCTGGCCGAGGGTGACCGCGTCCGCATCGCCGAGACCCGGCCGCTGTCGAAGCTGAAGCGCTGGCGCCTCGTCGACGTGTTGGAGCGGGCCCGATGATCCAGCAGGAGACCCGACTCCGCGTCGCCGACAACAGCGGCGCGAAAGAGGTGCTGTGCATCAAGGTGCTCGGCGGTTCGCGCCGTCGCTACGCCTCGATCGGCGACGTCGTCGTTGCCACCGTGAAGGACGCCATCCCGGGTGCCGCCGTCAAGAAGGGCGACGTCGTCAAGTGCGTCGTCGTCCGGGTGAAGAAGGAGAAGCGCCGTCCCGACGGCTCCTACATCCGCTTCGACGAGAACGCCGCCGTGCTCATCAACGACACGATGCAGCCCCGTGGCACCCGCATCTTCGGCCCCGTCGGGCGGGAGCTGCGCGACAAGAAGTTCATGCGCATCGTCTCGCTGGCCCCGGAGGTGTTGTGATGAAGATCCGCAAAGGCGACCGCGTCCAGGTGCTCACCGGCAAGG
This Acidimicrobiales bacterium DNA region includes the following protein-coding sequences:
- the rpsQ gene encoding 30S ribosomal protein S17; protein product: MADETAASTESRPNPRKVREGVVVSVAMDKTAVVAVTDRVRHPRYNKTVQRTSKMYVHDETNDLAEGDRVRIAETRPLSKLKRWRLVDVLERAR
- the rplN gene encoding 50S ribosomal protein L14; protein product: MIQQETRLRVADNSGAKEVLCIKVLGGSRRRYASIGDVVVATVKDAIPGAAVKKGDVVKCVVVRVKKEKRRPDGSYIRFDENAAVLINDTMQPRGTRIFGPVGRELRDKKFMRIVSLAPEVL